The Silvanigrella paludirubra genome includes a window with the following:
- a CDS encoding non-ribosomal peptide synthetase: MSKALLSPYQKTFYFDWNLDPARTDYTMIQNQEINGKFDLIKLKKAFQRIVRENFILNSHIEIIKDDYYWVQNENIFDLEITYTDKIEEKTLEFAKKPFDLQNGPIYRFLIIHESENKSRLLMAIHHIAIDGVSTVQFLDDLSNYFNNDNYKNPKCISEQISNINFLSKKFIDEIQTYKEHMIEFWKNKLNLSEPVNMNFLKTKKTNNNKLFIKNNFNSIQSMFGISEYRFKLEEDTFKKLNEIKKKYVLTSYLFSKIIFAISIFKYTQQENFSITFPFAIKEGNDFIYGSYTNLNLIPFQIKNEFKVLDVINQAKNFLKSLKFDNVKNNHLPLYELIPYINKDLITTVFSSANFQNFPTHFNGIQEKIIENSNIALIHDVIFEFEASNNEVKFRVNYKSASIDKDLLDNFINSYKLLYKEVINDLLDENKIYEFKTIGKYNILSDENYENIINRWNNTDVNYNSENTIHGLFEEQVQKTPNQIALIHYGMKLTYSELNEKSNQLAHLLKCRYEINSDDLIALCLDRNFNMMISIFGILKAGAAYVPIDPYCPKERIHFILQDTKAKIIITNEIHTNFIHSSINENHAIHIIEIDSNETQNELILHDKNNHENNTKPNHLSYLIYTSGTTGKPKGVMIEHKNIYNLTQYMKKLINFDKKCEIKNCLFFSNYVFDAHVFEYCTYLFNGFTLHIIDNDTRKDIDLLDQYISNNNIDLTVLSPVVLEKNKFKRLKLLLLGGDKINRSILNNMLENNIQVYNLYGPTEASIMSHAHKCSLNEESNNIGLPISNFKAYVLDKNLKPLPIGSEGELYLGGNYIARGYLNNEELTSGKFIKNPFQNKIEKEQNKNTKFYKTGDTVRWLPNGELEYIARTDFQVKIRGYRIEISEIENTLTLNNKIKQAVVLVKNRIDSQNIESENKYLALYYIPNHENEIKEEEIVSFLQEYLPDYMIPQFIIPIKEFPLNSSGKIDKARLPNPEKNNITNYIPPRYEIERKVCEIWSEVLGIEFNKISMNDHFLRLGGDSIISIQIVSKLRQKMGINISVKDIFLNKNIDNLCKYIRLNKNSIEKENTIYSESGILSGEVPLLANQKWFFDNDFPKQEHWNQSFITKIPIIEKTNFIRIVSELRKRHDAFSLRFKKDNGKYIQFYTPEPLHGDIKFLDINSLGLSEGTSEFNEKLNQILTEWQSHFCLEKGPISCFGYLYGYKDNTARLFTSLHHLIVDTVSWRILVDDLKNLYENQNLGEKGSSFRQWTFAINDYASLNKSEKDYWDNILKKYKYYKDNFNLYDNFIEKNGMRSHEEFELSFEETKNLLEKCNKIFNTQINDILIASFTSALAKIFNQSSQFIILEGHGREDISKNINITKTLGWFTCMYPVQIEVNSNIQKNIIYTKEYLRNIPNNGIGFSSFYGYQNDLIPKISFNYLGQFKTYEHSLQDTSKGAWNIANEISGCSIHSENQDKNYLTLNGGVLSGILFFKIDSRFNKNITLELKNRFKQELISHIEFILDQKRTILTRNDINYIINQDYLDNIQSNNEVKNIFLANSLQQGFIYHSLKQGKIDDSYIIQMIWQYQMPVSVNDLKNAWEFTQQKFDALRTRFDWHEEMVQIIDYKQVLNWSYIDISDNKNLIKQEEIINKILNDDKLKNYELNKGSLFRVYLIKQSENLYSCIFSTHHSILDGWSISILLNYLHNSYFCLRNNNNINIEPDECHSESQKYIQNIKNKDNKYWNNYILNFENKANLKGLLSNESRRNNLDISGYNHINSPQEKIIIYKNDLYKNLKEISKNEGITINAMIQFAWHKLLNIYGFCEQTIAGITLSGRNIPVNDIENSVGLYINTLPLIIDHKQNSDKTIIEILKQIQDDINTINEKSNVDLAFIQKNGKRLFDSIVVFENYPITIDPSIKDKIKFIKTFEKIDYPLLLIAQDNQDELNLCIKYAGELFDPNCIDNIFTFISNILIHISTNYSKKISSISYLTSKLSNLNLIPIKQYNTTSILELFENQVKNNPKKTALIFNEKKYTYEELNNNSNKLSNYLKKRYNVKSGEKIAIMLDRNEYPIISLLSCLKLEAMIVPVETVYPDKKLKFILDNTNANIIITNKFYEKRIKTFYNQNIVIIDKISTKDQIDSESDINNLKYNKTNNNNIVKLVSYNYGINNEITLNNDTIKTRLFNNIKNNNIKYSDSFLWKDKLSSIYSFYDILSCLITGAKLYITNNIFDLNEISQILSNFEINICRFSINEFKEASELIDFCNIPFLDRVILNHNKINNINYYPEKISNKIFINYYEYSEFEAFKINFILDKNNSLNRILFQVCSQEIKSYILTRDHKKAPIGAIGELCITKNDTNSDYLNNENNIQNIELYKTTELFCENFDGDFEYIGSNNINELFLDINKEKSIYENKILKSEKSEKDFSKIKNKSIIAYYVSKYQLNEVEIINKLKLKLPEYMIPSALIHLKGLPLTSNGKLDRKALPEPKLSFPIYSYDPKNKIQKDLAECWSNVLNIELNNISAQDDFFELGGNSILAIKLVSKINKHLNSNINLNILYKCRNIENIEIFLNSNKNKITKIEKIKITQPEDQVLSFAQERLWFIEKYSNGSNIYNIPLIYQIDKTINMIALKKAICSIYSRHEILRTIIVQNNSGLPYQIVKDENEYPLNIEYKKFNSKEQLDLVLINDCSYIFHLDNEVPFKVFVYEIMNEENQNEIYLGFIIHHIAFDGWSIEILLNEIDILYKSFSDEFFESDIIQKLPLLEIQYKDFSNWQKKYLSEDIFERQMKYWEKKLEGFQNLVIPVDKIRPLEFDFIGKNIRFEVDEFISDNLNHLAKELQVSLFSLLLSAFYLLMNSYSNKPDIIIGTPVFNRHYQQIENLIGFFVNSLALRFYIDQEMLVHDFIKIVNNGVIEAQQNQDLPFEKLVDNIVTTRNPGQHPIFQIMFGLQNHSPILTQNEHISNKIKTYKPLYDLFSPAKFDLSLHIDNSEKNLQGAFNYSVSLFHEETIIDFKNEYIKILNKFSSSYEEKNNLKYDLIKNLKSNIENKNNLKNIENIIETNQNIPILNHIAPRNEIENTIAHIWSDLLKIESNKISINDNFFKLGGNSFISIQMVSRLGANFDISIQLKDIFTYYDIEKLSIFIQSKIDNNYFIANDIEKHAKQKLISYQPIIKFNESREKPNLFMIHPATAGCEVYSNIAISFENHFSCYGVESYNIHHVDKINSLNELALNYINEIDKVMISTNKTEYHLFGWSLGGYIALEIAAILESRNIKNIKVYLLDTILRSANDLNSKSSKDEINLHKKSTENYLISQKYNQYYIDNIISNIDIEYKILGQEICSKLKNTKVLLFKAMQIEKEFGGINLEKQSELFVNLKLNNLEKVINSMENLKLTPVLNSSHRNIIQEENFILKEIINFNEL; the protein is encoded by the coding sequence ATGAGTAAGGCATTGCTTTCCCCATATCAAAAAACTTTTTATTTTGATTGGAATTTAGATCCAGCAAGAACAGATTATACAATGATTCAAAATCAAGAAATTAATGGAAAATTTGATTTAATTAAATTAAAGAAGGCATTTCAAAGAATAGTTAGAGAAAATTTTATATTAAATTCACATATAGAAATTATTAAAGATGATTACTATTGGGTTCAAAATGAAAATATATTTGATTTAGAAATTACTTATACAGATAAAATTGAAGAAAAAACACTTGAATTTGCAAAAAAACCTTTTGATCTACAAAACGGTCCCATTTATAGATTTTTAATTATACATGAATCTGAAAATAAAAGTAGATTATTAATGGCAATACATCATATTGCTATTGATGGTGTCTCTACGGTTCAATTTCTTGATGATTTATCAAACTATTTTAATAATGATAACTACAAAAACCCAAAATGTATTTCTGAACAAATAAGCAATATAAATTTTCTTTCTAAAAAGTTTATAGATGAAATTCAAACTTACAAAGAACATATGATTGAGTTTTGGAAAAATAAACTAAACCTATCAGAACCTGTAAATATGAATTTTTTAAAGACAAAAAAAACAAATAATAATAAATTATTTATTAAAAATAATTTTAACTCAATACAATCCATGTTTGGAATTTCTGAATATAGATTTAAATTAGAGGAAGATACTTTTAAAAAATTAAATGAAATCAAAAAAAAATATGTTTTAACATCATATCTATTTTCAAAAATAATTTTTGCAATTAGTATTTTCAAATATACTCAACAAGAAAATTTTTCCATAACCTTTCCCTTTGCAATAAAAGAGGGAAATGATTTCATTTATGGATCATACACAAATTTAAATCTCATTCCTTTTCAAATTAAAAATGAATTTAAAGTTTTAGATGTTATAAATCAAGCTAAAAATTTTTTGAAATCATTAAAATTTGATAATGTTAAAAACAATCATCTTCCTTTATATGAGCTAATTCCTTATATTAATAAAGATCTTATAACAACAGTTTTTTCTAGTGCAAATTTCCAAAATTTCCCAACTCATTTTAATGGTATTCAAGAAAAAATAATTGAAAATTCAAATATTGCTTTAATTCATGATGTCATTTTTGAATTTGAAGCCTCTAATAATGAAGTTAAATTTAGAGTTAATTACAAATCAGCCTCTATAGATAAAGATCTACTTGATAATTTTATAAATAGTTATAAGTTACTTTATAAAGAAGTAATTAATGACCTTTTAGACGAAAATAAAATATATGAATTCAAAACAATTGGTAAATATAATATTTTATCCGATGAAAATTATGAAAATATTATAAATAGATGGAATAATACAGATGTAAATTATAATTCTGAAAACACTATTCACGGTTTATTTGAAGAACAAGTTCAAAAAACACCAAATCAAATAGCACTTATTCATTATGGTATGAAACTCACTTATTCAGAACTTAATGAGAAATCAAATCAATTAGCTCATTTATTAAAATGTAGATATGAAATTAATTCTGATGATTTAATTGCTTTATGTTTAGATAGAAATTTTAATATGATGATCTCAATTTTTGGTATTTTAAAAGCAGGAGCTGCTTATGTACCCATTGACCCATATTGCCCGAAAGAAAGAATTCATTTCATATTACAAGATACCAAAGCAAAAATCATTATCACTAATGAGATTCATACTAATTTTATTCATAGCTCTATAAATGAAAATCATGCTATTCATATAATAGAAATAGATTCAAATGAAACACAAAACGAACTTATTTTACATGATAAAAATAATCATGAAAATAATACAAAACCTAATCATTTATCATACTTAATTTATACCTCTGGAACAACTGGAAAACCTAAAGGTGTAATGATTGAGCATAAAAATATCTACAATCTAACTCAATATATGAAAAAATTAATTAATTTTGATAAAAAATGCGAAATTAAAAACTGTTTATTTTTTTCGAATTATGTATTTGATGCTCATGTATTTGAGTATTGTACATACTTATTTAATGGATTTACATTACATATAATTGATAATGATACAAGAAAAGACATTGATTTATTAGATCAATATATAAGCAACAATAACATTGATTTAACTGTTTTATCACCAGTAGTTTTAGAAAAAAACAAATTTAAACGCTTAAAACTATTATTACTTGGCGGTGATAAAATAAACAGATCTATTTTAAATAATATGCTTGAAAATAATATTCAAGTTTATAATCTTTATGGACCAACTGAAGCTTCCATAATGTCGCATGCACATAAATGCTCATTAAATGAGGAATCAAACAATATTGGTTTACCTATTTCTAATTTTAAAGCATATGTTTTAGATAAAAATTTAAAACCATTGCCAATTGGTTCAGAAGGTGAACTTTATTTAGGTGGAAACTATATTGCAAGAGGATATTTAAATAATGAAGAATTAACTTCAGGAAAGTTTATAAAAAATCCATTTCAAAATAAAATTGAAAAAGAGCAAAATAAGAATACAAAATTCTATAAAACAGGAGATACTGTCCGTTGGTTACCTAATGGTGAACTTGAATATATTGCCAGAACTGATTTTCAAGTTAAAATAAGAGGATATCGTATAGAAATTAGTGAAATAGAAAATACATTAACACTAAATAACAAAATAAAACAGGCGGTTGTTTTAGTCAAAAATCGCATTGATTCTCAAAATATAGAATCTGAAAATAAATATTTAGCCCTTTATTATATCCCGAATCATGAAAATGAAATTAAAGAAGAGGAAATAGTATCATTTTTGCAAGAATATTTACCTGATTATATGATTCCACAATTTATAATTCCTATTAAAGAATTTCCTCTAAATAGCAGTGGAAAAATAGATAAAGCAAGATTACCTAACCCTGAAAAAAATAACATAACAAATTATATTCCGCCAAGATATGAAATTGAAAGAAAAGTATGTGAAATTTGGTCTGAAGTCTTAGGAATTGAATTTAATAAAATTAGCATGAATGATCATTTTTTAAGACTTGGTGGAGATAGCATTATAAGCATTCAAATTGTAAGTAAGTTAAGACAGAAAATGGGAATTAATATAAGTGTTAAAGATATATTCTTAAATAAAAATATAGATAATTTATGCAAATATATAAGATTAAATAAGAATTCAATAGAAAAAGAAAATACGATTTATTCTGAATCTGGGATTCTATCAGGTGAAGTTCCTTTATTAGCTAATCAAAAATGGTTCTTTGATAACGATTTTCCCAAACAAGAGCATTGGAATCAATCTTTCATCACTAAAATCCCTATTATAGAAAAAACTAATTTTATAAGAATAGTTAGTGAATTGCGAAAAAGACATGATGCTTTTAGTCTTCGATTTAAAAAAGATAATGGAAAATATATCCAATTTTACACCCCTGAACCATTGCATGGAGATATTAAATTCTTAGACATAAATTCATTAGGTTTAAGTGAAGGAACAAGTGAATTTAATGAAAAATTAAATCAGATTTTAACCGAATGGCAGAGTCATTTTTGTTTAGAAAAAGGTCCTATTTCTTGCTTTGGTTATCTTTATGGATACAAAGACAACACAGCAAGGTTATTTACTTCATTGCATCATTTAATTGTAGATACCGTAAGTTGGAGAATATTAGTAGACGATCTTAAAAATTTATATGAAAACCAAAATTTAGGCGAAAAAGGGAGCAGTTTTCGGCAATGGACCTTTGCAATTAATGATTATGCAAGTCTAAATAAGTCTGAAAAAGATTATTGGGATAATATTTTAAAGAAATATAAATATTATAAAGATAATTTTAATTTATATGATAATTTTATTGAAAAAAACGGAATGAGGAGTCATGAAGAATTTGAGCTTTCATTCGAAGAAACAAAAAATCTTTTAGAAAAATGTAATAAAATTTTTAATACTCAAATAAACGATATTTTAATAGCAAGTTTTACATCTGCTCTTGCTAAAATATTTAATCAATCAAGTCAATTTATAATATTAGAGGGTCATGGTAGAGAAGATATTTCAAAAAATATAAATATTACAAAAACTTTAGGATGGTTTACATGCATGTATCCTGTTCAAATTGAAGTAAATAGTAATATACAAAAAAATATCATTTATACAAAAGAATATCTAAGAAATATACCTAATAACGGAATAGGATTTTCATCATTTTATGGATATCAAAATGATTTAATTCCTAAAATAAGTTTTAATTATTTAGGTCAATTTAAAACCTATGAACATAGTTTACAAGATACATCCAAAGGAGCTTGGAATATTGCTAATGAAATTTCAGGATGCTCTATACATTCTGAAAACCAAGACAAAAATTATTTAACATTAAATGGCGGTGTTCTTTCAGGAATTTTATTTTTTAAAATTGATTCAAGGTTTAATAAAAATATTACTTTAGAATTAAAAAATAGATTTAAACAGGAATTAATTAGTCATATAGAATTTATACTTGATCAAAAAAGAACAATTTTAACAAGAAATGATATTAATTATATAATAAATCAAGATTATTTAGATAATATTCAAAGCAATAATGAAGTAAAAAATATATTTCTTGCAAATAGTCTGCAACAAGGATTTATCTATCATTCTTTAAAACAAGGCAAAATAGATGATTCCTATATTATACAAATGATTTGGCAATATCAAATGCCAGTTTCAGTTAATGATTTAAAGAATGCATGGGAATTTACACAACAAAAATTTGATGCGTTACGTACTCGTTTTGATTGGCATGAAGAGATGGTTCAAATCATTGATTATAAACAAGTATTAAATTGGAGTTATATTGATATTTCAGATAATAAGAATTTAATAAAACAAGAAGAAATTATAAATAAAATTCTGAACGATGACAAATTAAAAAATTATGAATTAAATAAGGGAAGTCTATTTAGAGTTTATTTAATCAAACAAAGTGAAAATCTATATTCATGCATTTTTAGCACTCATCATTCCATTCTTGATGGATGGAGTATTTCGATTTTATTGAATTATTTACACAATTCATATTTCTGTTTAAGAAATAATAATAATATTAATATTGAACCAGATGAATGTCACTCTGAATCCCAAAAATATATCCAAAATATAAAAAATAAAGATAATAAATACTGGAATAATTATATTTTAAATTTTGAAAATAAAGCAAACTTAAAAGGATTACTCTCAAATGAATCCAGAAGAAATAATTTAGATATCTCGGGTTATAACCATATTAATAGCCCACAAGAAAAGATCATTATATATAAAAATGATCTATATAAAAATTTAAAAGAAATTTCTAAAAATGAAGGAATTACAATTAACGCAATGATTCAATTTGCATGGCATAAACTTTTAAACATTTATGGATTTTGTGAACAAACGATAGCTGGAATAACTCTATCAGGTAGAAATATTCCTGTAAATGATATCGAAAATTCAGTTGGACTATACATAAATACTTTACCATTAATAATAGATCATAAACAAAATTCAGATAAAACAATAATAGAAATATTAAAACAAATACAAGATGATATCAATACTATTAATGAGAAGAGCAATGTAGATTTAGCTTTTATTCAAAAAAATGGAAAGAGACTATTTGATAGCATTGTTGTCTTTGAAAATTACCCTATAACAATAGATCCCTCCATTAAAGATAAAATAAAATTTATTAAAACTTTTGAAAAAATTGATTATCCATTATTATTGATAGCCCAAGATAACCAAGATGAGCTAAACTTATGCATTAAATATGCAGGGGAACTTTTTGACCCTAATTGTATAGATAACATTTTTACATTTATTAGCAATATATTAATACATATTAGCACAAATTACTCAAAAAAAATAAGCTCAATTTCTTATTTAACCTCTAAACTTTCTAATTTAAATTTAATTCCAATCAAACAATATAATACAACATCAATTTTAGAATTATTTGAAAATCAAGTAAAAAATAATCCCAAAAAAACTGCTTTAATATTTAATGAAAAAAAATATACATATGAAGAATTAAATAATAATTCTAATAAATTATCTAATTACTTGAAGAAGAGGTATAATGTCAAATCCGGTGAAAAAATTGCTATCATGCTTGATCGAAATGAATATCCAATAATTTCTTTATTATCTTGTTTAAAATTAGAAGCCATGATCGTACCAGTAGAAACAGTTTATCCTGATAAAAAACTAAAATTCATTTTAGATAATACAAATGCAAACATAATTATTACAAATAAATTTTATGAAAAAAGAATAAAAACTTTTTATAATCAAAATATAGTAATAATAGATAAAATAAGCACAAAAGATCAAATTGATTCAGAATCAGATATAAATAATTTAAAATACAATAAAACAAACAATAATAATATAGTTAAACTTGTTTCTTATAATTATGGTATAAATAATGAGATTACACTAAACAATGATACTATTAAAACTAGATTATTTAACAACATTAAGAATAATAATATTAAATATTCAGATTCATTTTTATGGAAAGATAAATTGAGTTCAATCTATTCTTTTTATGATATTTTATCTTGTCTTATAACAGGAGCAAAATTATATATTACTAATAATATTTTTGATCTAAATGAAATATCGCAAATATTGTCAAATTTTGAAATAAATATTTGCCGTTTTTCAATAAATGAATTTAAAGAGGCATCAGAATTAATTGATTTTTGTAATATACCTTTTTTGGATCGAGTTATTTTGAATCATAATAAAATTAATAATATAAATTATTATCCAGAAAAAATTAGTAATAAAATTTTTATTAATTATTACGAATATTCAGAATTTGAAGCTTTTAAAATAAATTTTATCTTGGATAAAAATAATTCATTAAATAGAATATTATTTCAAGTATGTTCTCAAGAAATAAAAAGTTATATCTTAACAAGAGATCATAAAAAAGCTCCAATTGGAGCGATTGGTGAGTTGTGTATAACTAAAAATGATACCAATTCAGATTATTTAAATAATGAAAATAATATTCAAAATATTGAACTATATAAAACTACGGAACTTTTTTGTGAGAATTTTGATGGAGATTTTGAATACATTGGATCAAATAATATAAATGAATTATTCCTTGATATAAATAAAGAAAAATCAATTTATGAAAATAAAATATTAAAATCAGAAAAATCAGAAAAAGATTTTTCGAAAATTAAAAATAAATCAATTATTGCTTATTATGTATCTAAATATCAATTAAATGAAGTTGAAATAATAAATAAATTAAAATTAAAGCTTCCTGAATATATGATACCAAGTGCTCTTATTCACCTCAAAGGTTTGCCATTAACAAGTAATGGAAAACTAGATAGAAAAGCCCTACCTGAACCAAAATTATCTTTTCCTATTTATTCATATGATCCTAAAAATAAAATTCAAAAAGATCTTGCTGAATGCTGGTCAAATGTTTTAAATATTGAGCTAAATAATATTAGTGCACAAGACGATTTTTTTGAACTTGGTGGTAACAGTATTCTAGCGATAAAACTAGTAAGTAAAATTAATAAACATTTAAATAGCAACATTAATCTTAATATTCTTTATAAGTGCAGAAACATTGAAAATATAGAGATTTTTTTGAATTCTAATAAAAATAAGATAACTAAAATCGAAAAAATTAAAATAACTCAACCAGAAGATCAAGTTTTATCTTTTGCACAAGAAAGACTCTGGTTTATAGAAAAATACAGTAATGGTTCAAACATTTATAATATTCCATTAATATATCAAATTGATAAAACAATAAATATGATTGCCTTAAAAAAAGCGATTTGCTCGATTTATTCTAGGCATGAAATATTAAGAACTATTATAGTTCAAAATAATTCTGGGTTGCCTTATCAAATCGTAAAAGATGAAAATGAATATCCATTAAATATTGAATACAAAAAATTTAATTCTAAAGAACAATTAGATTTAGTATTAATTAATGATTGCAGTTATATTTTTCATTTAGATAATGAAGTCCCTTTCAAGGTATTTGTTTATGAAATAATGAATGAGGAAAATCAGAATGAAATATACTTAGGATTTATCATTCACCATATTGCGTTTGATGGATGGTCTATAGAAATTTTATTAAATGAAATAGATATTCTTTATAAATCTTTTTCAGACGAATTTTTTGAGAGTGATATAATTCAAAAACTTCCTTTATTAGAAATTCAATATAAAGATTTTTCAAATTGGCAGAAAAAATATTTAAGTGAAGATATTTTCGAAAGACAGATGAAATATTGGGAAAAAAAATTAGAAGGATTTCAAAATTTAGTTATACCTGTGGATAAAATAAGGCCATTGGAATTTGACTTCATTGGTAAAAATATTCGCTTTGAAGTTGATGAATTTATATCAGATAATTTAAATCATTTAGCAAAAGAACTTCAAGTAAGCTTATTTAGCTTGTTATTATCTGCTTTTTATCTATTAATGAATTCATATAGTAATAAACCTGATATAATCATTGGCACTCCTGTATTTAATCGCCATTATCAACAAATTGAGAATTTAATAGGATTTTTTGTAAATTCATTAGCGTTACGTTTTTATATTGATCAAGAAATGCTTGTTCATGATTTTATAAAAATAGTTAACAATGGAGTCATAGAAGCACAACAAAATCAAGATTTACCTTTTGAAAAACTTGTTGATAACATTGTAACAACTCGTAACCCTGGACAGCATCCAATCTTTCAAATTATGTTTGGACTTCAAAATCACAGTCCTATTTTAACCCAAAATGAACACATATCTAATAAAATTAAAACTTATAAACCTCTTTATGATTTATTCAGTCCAGCTAAATTTGATTTAAGCTTACATATAGATAATAGTGAAAAAAATTTACAAGGAGCTTTCAACTACTCTGTCAGTCTTTTCCATGAAGAAACCATTATTGATTTTAAGAATGAGTATATTAAAATATTGAATAAATTTTCTTCTTCTTATGAAGAAAAAAATAATTTAAAATATGATCTAATTAAAAATTTGAAATCAAATATTGAAAATAAAAACAATTTAAAAAATATAGAAAACATTATAGAAACTAATCAAAATATTCCAATTCTAAATCATATAGCACCAAGAAATGAGATTGAAAATACAATTGCCCATATTTGGTCTGACCTTTTAAAAATTGAATCTAATAAAATTAGTATAAATGATAATTTTTTTAAACTAGGTGGAAATAGCTTCATAAGTATTCAAATGGTAAGTAGACTAGGTGCTAATTTTGATATTTCTATTCAATTAAAAGACATATTTACATATTATGATATTGAAAAACTCTCTATATTTATACAAAGCAAAATAGATAATAACTATTTTATAGCAAATGATATTGAAAAACATGCAAAACAAAAGTTAATAAGCTATCAGCCTATTATTAAATTTAATGAATCAAGAGAAAAACCAAATTTATTTATGATTCATCCTGCAACTGCAGGATGTGAAGTTTATTCTAATATTGCAATTTCATTTGAAAATCATTTTTCTTGTTATGGTGTTGAATCTTATAATATTCATCATGTAGATAAAATAAATTCATTAAATGAATTAGCTCTAAATTATATTAATGAAATCGATAAAGTTATGATAAGCACAAATAAAACGGAATATCATTTATTTGGATGGTCACTTGGTGGTTATATTGCACTTGAAATTGCTGCAATTTTAGAGTCAAGAAATATTAAAAATATTAAAGTTTATTTATTAGATACAATTTTAAGAAGTGCTAACGATCTAAATTCTAAGTCTTCAAAAGATGAAATTAATTTGCATAAAAAATCCACTGAAAACTATTTAATTTCACAAAAGTATAATCAATACTATATTGATAATATTATTTCAAATATTGATATAGAGTATAAGATATTAGGTCAAGAAATTTGTTCAAAATTAAAAAACACTAAAGTATTACTTTTTAAAGCAATGCAAATAGAAAAAGAATTTGGTGGAATTAATCTTGAAAAACAAAGCGAATTATTTGTGAATTTAAAATTGAATAATCTTGAAAAAGTAATAAATTCAATGGAAAATTTAAAACTAACTCCTGTTTTAAATTCAAGTCATAGAAATATAATTCAAGAAGAAAATTTTATTTTAAAAGAAATTATTAATTTTAATGAATTATGA